One bacterium DNA window includes the following coding sequences:
- a CDS encoding threonylcarbamoyl-AMP synthase, with the protein MKTLKLKPTDANIRKAARILQKGGLVALPTETVYGLAANAMDAKAVRRIFKAKGRPSDNPLIVHIADRRMLSTLVDTIPEHARLLMRHFWPGPLTLVLRHNGALPLTVTAGLSTVAVRLPGLALTRRIIRLSGVPLAAPSSNRSGRPSPTQSEHVLHDLDGRIEAVIEGGVSRVGIESTVVDVTGKIPVILRPGHITIEDIRRVCGHARLSHHRRHTSVRSPGMKYRHYAPDTPVQIITPEKIEAYAKRNAHLRLGIMTMRRGLHIPNATVIYIGNTPTRAARHVFAALRKLDGKVDRIVCEALEEKGIGHAVMNRLKKAASKK; encoded by the coding sequence ATGAAAACGCTCAAGCTCAAGCCTACGGATGCAAATATCCGTAAAGCCGCGCGCATCCTACAGAAAGGCGGTTTGGTCGCACTGCCCACGGAGACGGTGTATGGTCTCGCAGCCAATGCGATGGACGCCAAGGCTGTTCGACGTATTTTCAAAGCGAAGGGAAGGCCTTCCGATAATCCATTGATCGTACACATCGCCGATCGCCGGATGCTCAGTACTTTGGTGGACACGATCCCGGAACACGCGCGGTTGCTCATGCGTCATTTTTGGCCAGGACCGCTTACACTTGTACTTCGGCACAATGGTGCATTACCCTTGACCGTAACCGCCGGTTTATCCACGGTCGCTGTACGTTTACCGGGACTTGCTTTGACACGAAGGATCATTCGCTTATCCGGCGTACCCCTCGCCGCGCCGTCGTCCAATCGCTCCGGGCGACCAAGCCCTACGCAATCCGAACATGTACTTCATGATCTTGACGGGCGCATTGAGGCCGTCATCGAAGGAGGCGTTTCCCGCGTCGGTATCGAATCTACAGTCGTAGATGTCACCGGAAAAATTCCGGTCATACTCCGCCCGGGCCATATCACGATTGAGGATATACGTCGTGTGTGCGGTCATGCCCGTTTGTCACACCACCGTCGGCATACCAGCGTACGTTCACCGGGTATGAAGTACCGTCATTATGCACCGGATACACCTGTACAAATCATCACACCAGAAAAAATCGAAGCCTATGCTAAACGCAACGCGCATCTTCGACTTGGTATCATGACCATGCGTCGCGGTTTGCATATACCCAATGCCACTGTGATTTATATCGGTAACACACCGACACGCGCTGCGCGGCATGTTTTCGCTGCATTGCGAAAATTAGACGGAAAAGTAGATCGTATTGTGTGTGAAGCATTGGAAGAAAAAGGGATCGGCCATGCCGTGATGAATCGCCTGAAAAAAGCAGCGAGTAAAAAATAA
- a CDS encoding HDIG domain-containing protein produces MHREAAWALLCEYTKGESLRKHALAVECAVRAYAVKFGEDVELWSVTALLHDFDYEMFPDPVAPNGHPYKGNEILKDKGYPDDVRRAIMSHADYTGVSRDSLLEKTLFACDELAGFITAVAYVRPTKSVKEVEVKSVRKKMKDKAFAAKVNRDDIINGAAALGIDLDEHIAFVIKAMQDNADSLGL; encoded by the coding sequence ATGCATCGGGAAGCAGCTTGGGCGCTTTTGTGCGAGTACACCAAAGGCGAAAGCCTTCGTAAACATGCTTTAGCCGTAGAATGTGCGGTTCGGGCTTATGCAGTAAAATTTGGCGAAGATGTTGAGTTGTGGAGTGTCACGGCGCTGTTGCATGATTTTGATTATGAGATGTTCCCGGATCCGGTTGCACCGAACGGACATCCCTACAAAGGAAACGAAATACTCAAAGACAAAGGTTACCCGGACGATGTGCGTCGTGCGATCATGTCCCACGCGGATTACACCGGTGTTTCGCGCGACTCTTTGCTGGAAAAAACTCTCTTTGCTTGTGATGAATTGGCCGGTTTCATAACCGCCGTTGCGTATGTTCGTCCCACAAAGTCGGTAAAAGAAGTCGAGGTAAAATCCGTTCGAAAGAAAATGAAAGACAAGGCCTTTGCGGCCAAAGTCAATCGCGATGATATTATCAACGGAGCGGCCGCACTCGGCATAGATCTGGATGAACATATCGCTTTTGTTATTAAAGCCATGCAAGATAATGCGGATTCGTTGGGATTATAG